The nucleotide window TCTCGTCTTTTACGTCTTCGAATCTGCTTATTGGCTCGCGTTTAAGAACTAACTCGTTTGTGGTTTTATCGACTCGGCTAATGTAGCCGCAAGCTTCAAGGTCTTCATTAGAGAGCCAGTTTAGTTTTTTTGGTTCAAAATAACCCATGCCTAAGGCCTGGGCGAACATGAGAGTTGCAGGGGCTGTTCTGTAGCATTTGCTGAGAATGAATTCAGGCTGGCCGCCGACTTCTTTCCTTTCGTCAAATATACTTTGAAAAATATCGCCTGCGATGTAGATGGAGTTTCTTGTTACTTTTCTGCATAACTCAAAGAAGCTCTCTGGAAAGTCTTGGCTCTCATCTATTAACATGTAATCGAAGGCATAATCGTCTTCGGAAAATCTTTTTTCCTCAAGTTCTTTTAGCGCTAGGTTGCATGCCCGGTCAAAGTCCATTAGTCGAGACCAAGGGAAGAACGTAAGGTTGTAATGACTGCATATGGCAGCGTATGTTCCGCTGGTTTGGTCGTTTTGTGAGCCCCATCCGTGAACGCAAAATAATCTTTTGTCCCATTCGATTTGTTGTTCAACTTTCATGAAGTTGAAGAAGCTTGGGATTCTGCGGCGCAAGTTGGTTGCCAGTATTTTATTGTGGCATGTCATTAATATCTTGCTTTTACTATCAGAGACGTATAGTTCTTTGAGTTTGTGTAAGAGAAGTTCGGTTTTTCCCGTGCCGGACAATCCTTGAATTCGTACGACTTTTTGATTCAGGTTTTGGTAAACAAATCTCGTTTGATCGCCATCAAATAGTAGGATGTTCCTTTTTATACGATCTAAGTCGTTCTCAGGGACATCTACCCCTACACGGTCAATGTCATTAATGCTGCCGGTTACAAGGGATACTAGTAATTCTGAAGTGCGTTGCTGGAAAAGGTCGTAAAGTTCGGTTTCGTCTAGGTATTCGGCTATCCCTAGTGTGTCTTCTACTACGATCTCGGTGATTAGATCGCGGCTCCAGGCTTTGGGTCGGCCGATTTTGTCTTTGTAATTGTATTTATTTGAAATGTATCCAATGTCTTCAATGAAGTCTTCGATGTACTCTTCAAATGCGTCGCGATTTTTGTCAAAATTGACAAATAGAATTTTTCTTTTGGGAATTAGTATTGCGTAGCTGTCGCCGGCCGCATAGTCTGATTTAACTTCGATTAACGGCTTTTTGAGTACGTAGCATTGAATATATTTTTCCGCACACCAATCAGCTAGCTCTTGCATGAAGCCTTCGGCTGCGGCGCTTGCGTCTGTGTCTGTATATACGTAACTGCTCATGATCAATTCTTCCGTGGATTTGACAACTGCCCACTGGTTGACGTCCGGGCGTACCATCGCTTAGCTACTTCTTTGGTGACCGCTATCCCGCGCTTTGATTGGGCAAGTTTGAATTCGCTTCTTCATATCCTGGCGAAAATTGGCCTTTAGAAGGGTCAACTTCTCCTTTCCACAGCCAGAGCTCGTACTGGGGAAATGCCTTCAGCAACTCCTCCATATCTTCAATACGGGTCTTCACCTTCAAGTCCGTGGCTACTGTTTGCCACCGCCGTCGGTTCTTGATCGCCGAAGCTTGGGCGAGTCGCGCCGGACC belongs to Pseudomonas phenolilytica and includes:
- a CDS encoding DEAD/DEAH box helicase, whose amino-acid sequence is MSSYVYTDTDASAAAEGFMQELADWCAEKYIQCYVLKKPLIEVKSDYAAGDSYAILIPKRKILFVNFDKNRDAFEEYIEDFIEDIGYISNKYNYKDKIGRPKAWSRDLITEIVVEDTLGIAEYLDETELYDLFQQRTSELLVSLVTGSINDIDRVGVDVPENDLDRIKRNILLFDGDQTRFVYQNLNQKVVRIQGLSGTGKTELLLHKLKELYVSDSKSKILMTCHNKILATNLRRRIPSFFNFMKVEQQIEWDKRLFCVHGWGSQNDQTSGTYAAICSHYNLTFFPWSRLMDFDRACNLALKELEEKRFSEDDYAFDYMLIDESQDFPESFFELCRKVTRNSIYIAGDIFQSIFDERKEVGGQPEFILSKCYRTAPATLMFAQALGMGYFEPKKLNWLSNEDLEACGYISRVDKTTNELVLKREPISRFEDVKDESESVSLIRISGSYVPSCANKIIECLQEIRDAYPNVEPADIGIIMIDRGKASYEISDLLATMIPRAMEWPVNKAYETRLPSRPGEIFLSNTNHVKGLEFPFVICATHSLSDSFSHRNSLYMAITRSFLKTYVIVREGFNTEALDNIEQGLNNIFDEHALRVIPPTPQEQEQIKANVKWQGSLKTFDEVAMEVLIELKVSKQKSEKLLSVMKIMLDANSEREDIFKLAKKLISE